A region from the Gemmatimonadota bacterium genome encodes:
- a CDS encoding SLC13 family permease, producing MTRSQTIGLILGPALALFIFVFPSDLGISARLALAFTALTVIFWTFEPIPISYTAIFILTVFPLLDILSFETTFQGFSGKAVWLVFAGMALSLGITETPLGARMAQSVLGRLSGYRQLVFGLHILGLTMALLIPSGVVRVLILMPMVVSLLKTLGEAPNSKVSASLVLSLTCATYYGGTGILTASVPNLVILGVLESRDITVYWSEWAYYLFPIIGLLRVFLLYGLIRLLFRPSREPDLSGHSAIADVPAHMTGPEKKILGILIAGVLLWTTDIIHGIHPVYIGLGLVLLCYLPGWGPLPFDTIKKINFPLLIFISAVFAIGHALEQSGLNRALASVFIHHLQTVETPIAQLALIAYLAVPFDFLMDTAAVGGVLAPFLLDLGPQLGLSPLSIALSLAIGTGVVFIPYQGAPFIVAYSFRYAQMGQFVLVMSLISLVTLIALLPLTLLYWRIIGFI from the coding sequence ATGACCCGATCTCAAACCATTGGCCTCATCCTCGGTCCCGCGCTGGCTCTATTTATTTTCGTCTTCCCCAGTGACCTCGGCATATCTGCCCGCCTGGCACTCGCCTTCACCGCGCTCACCGTTATTTTCTGGACCTTTGAACCCATCCCCATTTCCTACACCGCCATCTTCATCCTCACAGTCTTTCCGCTTCTCGACATCCTCTCCTTTGAAACCACATTCCAGGGCTTTTCCGGTAAAGCTGTCTGGCTCGTCTTTGCCGGAATGGCATTGAGCCTCGGCATTACCGAAACCCCCCTGGGAGCGCGAATGGCCCAAAGCGTACTCGGCCGCCTGAGTGGATACCGGCAACTCGTCTTTGGCCTGCATATCCTGGGCCTCACAATGGCACTGTTGATCCCCTCTGGCGTCGTGCGCGTCCTCATCTTGATGCCAATGGTCGTATCTCTACTCAAAACCCTCGGTGAAGCCCCTAACTCAAAAGTCAGTGCCAGTCTCGTCCTCTCGCTAACCTGCGCCACGTATTACGGCGGCACGGGCATACTGACGGCCAGCGTGCCCAATCTGGTCATTCTCGGCGTACTCGAATCGCGCGATATCACAGTCTATTGGAGCGAATGGGCCTATTATCTCTTTCCCATCATCGGCCTCCTGCGCGTCTTCCTGCTCTACGGCCTTATCCGCTTGCTATTTCGCCCCTCGCGGGAACCCGACCTCTCGGGACATTCCGCCATCGCCGATGTTCCCGCCCACATGACCGGTCCCGAAAAAAAAATACTCGGCATTCTCATCGCAGGTGTTCTCCTGTGGACGACCGATATTATACACGGCATTCACCCGGTCTATATCGGCCTGGGCCTCGTCCTCCTCTGCTACCTGCCCGGCTGGGGTCCCTTGCCCTTTGACACCATCAAAAAAATCAATTTTCCCCTTCTCATATTCATCTCCGCAGTTTTTGCCATTGGTCACGCCCTCGAACAATCTGGCCTCAACCGCGCCCTCGCGTCCGTATTCATACACCATCTCCAAACGGTCGAAACCCCCATTGCCCAACTCGCTCTCATAGCGTATCTGGCCGTGCCATTTGATTTTTTAATGGACACCGCTGCGGTTGGCGGCGTACTCGCCCCTTTCCTGCTCGACCTCGGACCTCAACTCGGCCTGTCGCCCCTATCCATCGCCCTCAGTCTGGCAATCGGCACGGGCGTGGTTTTCATCCCCTATCAGGGCGCGCCATTTATTGTCGCATACAGCTTTCGCTATGCCCAAATGGGACAATTCGTACTCGTAATGTCGCTGATTTCTCTGGTAACGCTCATCGCGCTGCTTCCACTGACCCTGTTATACTGGCGTATAATTGGATTTATTTGA